From the genome of Streptomyces sp. V2I9:
CACCGCCGTCGTCTCGCTCGCCGCGCTCGCCACCGCCGTGCCGGCGTCCACGGCCACCGCCTCCGGGCCCGTCTCCGCCGGGCCGGTGCCCGCCGCCGTACCGACCTCCGGACCGTTCGCCGCCTCCAAGCCCGCTCCGGGGCCGCTGCCCATGCCGCTCCCGCTGCCCGGATTCCTGGACGACGGGACGGGGGACGCGCCCGGCGTGGTGGACGAGACACGGACCCGGCTCACCGTGAGCGTGGAGAACACCGGCGTCCCCGGTGCCGACGGAACGTTCGAGCTGGAGTGCGGGCCCACCGGAGGCACCCATCCGAAGGGGCAGGCCGCCTGTGAGCGGCTGGCGGAGGCCGGGGCCACCCGGTCCGGGCGGCAGGAGCTGTTCCGGGAGACCCCCGAGGGCACCATGTGCACGATGATCCACGGCGGCGACGCCTTCGCGCGCATCGTGGGCACCTGGGAGGGCCGGGCCGTGGACACGACCGCGACCCGCCGCGACGGTTGCGAGATCGCCCGCTGGAACAGCCTCGTGCCGGTGCTCCCGGACGTTCGCTGAGCCGTGCCGGACGGTCCGGTGGCTCCGGAGTGAAGACGCGCGCCCCCCGAGCAGCACAAGACGCTTCGGCAACCCCCGAGCGCCCCCTGGACGACAGGGGCCGCGCCCCGTGTCCGCGCACGTCACAGGTGCGCGGACGCTCACCTCAGGGGCTCGCGGCGTACACGGCGCGCACATAACCTCGGTGAGAGCTCCCCCTCATCCGCCGCCGCCGGGGGCTCCCCTGGCCTTAGACTCCTCCCGTGACAGTCTGCGGCCCGAGGGGCAAGATGGGGCCCGCTGTCGGCAAGGTGCGGTAATCAGGGAGGAAGCGTCGTCGTGAGCAGCAGGCCGTCCCGAGGCACTGCTCGCCTCGCAGCCATACTCGATGCCCTTCCTGACGGGCTGCTGCTCGTCAACTGCAACGGCACCGTCGTCAACGCCAACTCCATCGCCCTCGACATGTTCGAGACTCCGGGCACGGCGCTCGTCGGTCGCGGACTGCTCGATCTGCTGCCGGAGTTCGACTCCCGGCTGATTCCGGGGTCGATGCGCCGGCCCGAGAACACGGACGAGCAGGGCAGGACCAAGCCGACGCGGATGACCGCGCGGCGTACGGACGGCCACGAGTACCCGGTCGAGGTCACCAGCGCGAGCCTCGA
Proteins encoded in this window:
- a CDS encoding SSI family serine proteinase inhibitor, whose protein sequence is MLRRLALTAVVSLAALATAVPASTATASGPVSAGPVPAAVPTSGPFAASKPAPGPLPMPLPLPGFLDDGTGDAPGVVDETRTRLTVSVENTGVPGADGTFELECGPTGGTHPKGQAACERLAEAGATRSGRQELFRETPEGTMCTMIHGGDAFARIVGTWEGRAVDTTATRRDGCEIARWNSLVPVLPDVR